Proteins from one Mercurialis annua linkage group LG7, ddMerAnnu1.2, whole genome shotgun sequence genomic window:
- the LOC126656109 gene encoding serine/threonine-protein phosphatase 7 long form homolog, translating into MRQYTVDMTLVTALVERWRPETHTFMFPEGECTITLQDIAILTGLPINGAAVTGPTIRGWSSVTRRLLGRDMVGSRNCQGSFVTTSWLVDEFDSFTRIPDAASDEQIDWAVRAYLLFHLHAWCFSDTNSGQIGLRILPHLEDLTALGSISWGSAALAHLYREMCLCTMVSQNRRNIGGPLWILQLWAFERLRPFRPRLRYPAITPHLPLGDRWAGPLDFRRVLHRNLDAMRLALDVLRYSDIDWQPYTEDVISQLHPYFLDGAQFWRARVPLIYYHIIEWHQPDRVMAQFGLLQPIPEPPSQLHIHHTVQFRGSSSFQNTFREYVAIWDSRELYVVQGPLLDHPPHFHSEYMEWYRRISRRWITHHGAETGSARDAMERIRLQSEAGSSIGTYARSHQLGTMEDRRDTQWPPPEPAVLPQPLPHIDPPTVDVQRIRGRRRDRARPHEATREMAENPMPPPVDFHGDTEDFVRQYYGSTTYYGSTSAQTQCPPAASFSVPPTDPLPAQHDFFGDTEHFIRRYPASSFTVPPASVPYVGPSFGEAEYITPLATPPPQFSQHPASAFTPFQATQTAQTPPPQTPTYLPTVPVFDDSWNFSSLTTPPSQRSRLMEGGYIPMLPGQDPGSSSRPTQSPSQMHFSLDDPWINNLVQDPQPFCDFQGMQAPSFSLGLGLDPSSQAPAPDVDDDDEIEDVASPVADSGERSSGPDGRRYRRLTDSQTSRRVNRGYDMRTRLRSPDRSDFTE; encoded by the exons ATGCGGCAATACACCGTAGACATGACTCTGGTGACTGCATTAGTTGAGCGGTGGAGGCCGGAGACCCACACTTTTATGTTTCCTGAGGGGGAGTGCACAATAACCCTTCAGGACATAGCGATCTTGACGGGACTCCCCATAAATGGGGCTGCTGTTACCGGACCGACTATCAGAGGTTGGAGCAGTGTTACTCGCCGACTGCTTGGGAGAGATATGGTAGGGAGTAGAAATTGTCAGGGATCCTTTGTTACCACTAGTTGGCTAGTCGATGAGTTTGATAGCTTCACACGGATACCTGATGCGGCTTCAGATGAGCAGATCGACTGGGCAGTTCGGGCGTACTTGTTGTTCCATCTACACGCCTGGTGTTTTTCCGACACGAACAGCGGGCAGATCGGACTGAGGATTCTTCCACATCTGGAGGACTTGACGGCATTAGGGAGCATTAGTTGGGGTTCAGCGGCGCTCGCACACCTTTACCGCGAGATGTGCTTGTGTACTATGGTTTCGCAGAATAGGCGAAACATCGGGGGGCCGCTTTGGATTCTTCAGCTATGGGCATTCGAGCGCCTTAGACCATTCAGACCGAGGTTGAGATACCCGGCCATCACACCGCACTTACCGTTGGGTGACAG ATGGGCGGGTCCGCTAGATTTTCGACGGGTTCTTCATCGCAATCTGGATGCCATGAGATTAGCACTAGATGTATTACGTTACTCGGAT ATCGATTGGCAACCATACACCGAGGATGTTATCAGCCAGCTACATCCTTATTTTTTGGATGGTGCTCAGTTCTGGCGTGCTCGCGTGCCACTGATTTACTATCATATTATCGAGTGGCACCAGCCGGATAGGGTGATGGCGCAGTTTGGTTTGCTTCAGCCTATACCTGAACCACCTTCCCAGCTCCACATCCACCACACTGTCCAGTTTCGGGGGAGCTCAAGCTTCCAAAACACTTTTAGAGAGTATGTCGCGATTTGGGACTCCAGGGAACTGTATGTGGTCCAAGGCCCGTTGCTGGACCATCCGCCCCACTTCCATTCAGAGTACATGGAGTGGTACAGACGCATCAGTAGGAGATGGATTACCCATCACGGAGCAGAGACTGGATCAGCT cgTGATGCCATGGAGAGGATTCGCTTACAGTCAGAGGCAGGGTCAAGTATTGGTACTTACGCTCGTAGTCACCAGTTAGGCACCATGGAGGACCGGAGGGACACACAGTGGCCACCCCCAGAGCCTGCTGTTCTGCCACAGCCCTTGCCTCATATAGATCCCCCGACGGTCGACGTACAGCGTATACGAGGTCGTCGTCGGGATAGAGCCAGACCTCACGAGGCGACGCGCGAGATGGCAGAGAACCCTATGCCACCCCCA GTCGACTTTCACGGGGATACTGAGGATTTCGTCCGACAGTATTACGGGTCTACGACGTATTATGGGAGTACCTCAGCGCAGACACAGTGCCCACCAGCTGCATCATTTTCGGTACCACCTACGGACCCTCTCCCGGCACAG cATGATTTCTTTGGGGATACCGAGCACTTCATTCGCCGCTATCCAGCTTCGTCTTTTACGGTACCGCCTGCGTCTGTACCCTATGTAGGCCCGTCATTTGGGGAGGCAGAGTACATCACGCCGCTGGCCACTCCTCCTCCACAGTTCTCACAGCATCCGGCTTCTGCTTTTACCCCGTTCCAGGCGACTCAGACGGCGCAGACACCTCCTCCTCAGACACCTACGTATTTGCCGACCGTTCCTGTATTTGACGATTCTTGGAACTTTAGCTCCCTGACCACTCCTCCCTCACAGCGGTCCCGACTTATGGAGGGGGGCTACATTCCGATGCTGCCAGGTCAAGATCCGGGCTCCTCTTCTCGCCCGACTCAGAGTCCCTCCCAGATGCATTTTTCTCTGGATGATCCTTGGATCAACAATTTGGTTCAGGACCCACAGCCGTTTTGTGACTTCCAAGGAATGCAGGCTCCTTCTTTTTCTCTGGGATTAGGGTTAGACCCCTCCTCACAGGCTCCTGCTCCTGATGTGGATGATGATGACGAGATTGAGGATGTGGCCAGTCCAGTCGCCGATAGTGGAGAGAGAAGCTCCGGACCAGATGGAAGACGTTACCGCCGTTTGACTGATAGTCA
- the LOC126656111 gene encoding uncharacterized protein LOC126656111, producing the protein MASNNILFVIWCDGSIINSPRGVQYLGGRYVHVPINGRINFGELAEICRTAVSTSVSPPEVTKIYFRLPHVERYEICSYSLFEVQDDQHVFAILNQTARMPTLNVLEFYVEYHILASNETSMQLDLCSSESERGSVEEEEDEHYDSEEEDMEDILIAEQPSNITHYQSRLPQHIRCVDLSDFDVDETWEAPNIEWQRGMEFQTGMIFSSRLAVRTCAITYSVDNGREFKSRRTTKTTLVLVCKHREMCDWWLRATLLQKTNTWTLTKYIGPHKCDMLASTRNHRNFGIIQIADFIKTQVLGQRDIRIKTLMAGILESLGLDLPYKRVWYAKERAISSVYGDWEYNYTQITKFMDNVVEVNPGSFWHGEGRLTDCGGVQCRIFKRMFWTFFPMVDGFPFCKPVLFIDGTHLYGKYKLHMLIASAVDGNNHIMPVAFAIVESESSESFEYFLNHLGDQVIRDRKVAIVSDRAPGLISVLKRPEWEGIDHFFCIRHLMANFHTHIRNNDMKLLAEKAGRTFQEKKYKRYMATMAIRSPAGYAYLTDERYLKKEQWALCWDIKAQRNGVMTTNYAESINATLKNVRGLPITAMIEAIFDRLSDMFVKRWEMYKGIIAKGVMFTPICNTHLKNKGRKYSEGQPSNDEVHVREVPTPPDPLLPCHGSHSTRKVKPSQLRRVAVPNQECHTSMEYSI; encoded by the exons TTCGGCTACCTCATGTTGAAAGGTACGAGATATGTTCATACTCGTTGTTCGAAGTGCAAGATGACCAACACGTATTTGCGATTCTGAACCAGACAGCTCGGATGCCGACGTTGAACGTGTTAGAGTTCTACGTGGAGTATCATATTTTGGCTTCTAATGAAACTTCGATGCAACTAGATTTATGTTCTAGTGAGTCTGAGAGAGGCAGTgtggaagaggaagaagatgagcACTATGATAGTGAGGAAGAGGATATGGAGGATATTTTAATCGCTGAACAACCAAGTAATATTACACATTACCAGTCTCGACTTCCGCAACACATACGATGTGTCGATCTCAGTGACTTTGATGTGGACGAGACATGGGAAGCGCCGAACATTGAATGGCAGCGGGGGATGGAATTTCAAACCGGGATGATTTTCTCGAGTCGATTGGCTGTGCGAACATGTGCCATTACTTATTCGGTTGATAATGGACGAGAGTTTAAGAGTCGCCGGACAACAAAAACAACACTGGTCCTAGTTTGCAAGCATCGAGAAATGTGCGATTGGTGGCTGCGGGCCACCCTGCTTCAGAAAACCAACACATGGACGTTGACGAAATATATAGGGCCACACAAATGCGATATGCTAGCGTCAACTCGTAACCACAGAAATTTTGGAATTATTCAAATTGCCGATTTTATTAAGACTCAAGTGTTGGGGCAGCGTGATATTCGGATTAAGACGCTTATGGCAGGGATTTTAGAATCCTTAGGACTGGACCTTCCATATAAGCGGGTATGGTATGCAAAAGAGAGAGCAATTAGCAGCGTCTATGGGGACTGGGAATATAACTACACGCAAATCACGAAATTCATGGATAATGTGGTCGAAGTGAATCCTGGATCCTTTTGGCATGGTGAAG GCCGACTAACTGATTGCGGTGGGGTGCAATGTAGAATTTTCAAGCGAATGTTTTGGACCTTCTTTCCGATGGTTGACGGATTTCCATTTTGCAAACCAGTTTTATTCATCGACGGGACGCACCTATATGGTAAATACAAATTGCATATGTTGATAGCGTCGGCGGTAGATGGCAACAACCACATAATGCCAGTGGCGTTTGCAATAGTTGAGTCCGAATCTAGTGAgagttttgaatattttttgaatcATCTTGGAGATCAAGTCATTCGCGACCGAAAGGTGGCCATTGTATCAGATCGTGCTCCCGGATTAATATCGGTTTTGAAGCGTCCGGAATGGGAAGGGATTGATCATTTTTTCTGTATTCGGCATTTAATGGCTAATTTCCACACTCATATCAGAAATAATGATATGAAGTTGCTGGCTGAGAAAGCAG GTCGTACTTTTCAAGAGAAAAAGTACAAGCGATACATGGCCACTATGGCAATAAGATCTCCGGCGGGGTATGCTTATTTGACCGATGAGAGATATCTTAAGAAAGAACAGTGGGCTTTGTGTTGGGACATTAAGGCGCAAAGGAACGGTGTAATGACGACGAACTACGCCGAGTCCATTAATGCAACTCTAAAGAATGTAAGGGGGCTTCCAATCACAGCGATGATAGAGGCTATCTTTGACAGACTCAGCGATATGTTCGTCAAGCGTTGGGAAATGTATAAAGGGATAATCGCCAAAGGCGTCATGTTCACTCCGATCTGCAACACGCATCTGAAAAAT AAAGGGAGGAAATATTCAGAAGGTCAACCTTCAAATGATGAAGTGCACGTGCGGGAAGTTCCAACACCGCCAGATCCCTTGCTCCCATGCCATGGCAGTCATTCAACAAGAAAAGTTAAACCCTCACAACTACGTAGGGTGGCGGTACCAAACCAAGAATGCCATACAAGCATGGAATActcaatttaa